A stretch of the Sulfurimonas sp. HSL-1656 genome encodes the following:
- the secG gene encoding preprotein translocase subunit SecG: MTSFLLIVQVVLVILLTIVVLLQKSSSIGLGAYSGSNESVFGAKGPGSFLAKTTFFFGFLFVANTIALGYFYAQAANKSVVDEIVTPVTAAAPAAAESTVAPAAPAAEANASN, translated from the coding sequence ATGACTTCTTTCTTGCTGATCGTCCAGGTTGTACTGGTGATCCTGCTGACCATCGTCGTACTGCTGCAGAAGAGCTCCAGCATCGGCCTGGGAGCCTACAGCGGTTCCAATGAATCCGTCTTCGGTGCCAAGGGTCCGGGAAGTTTCCTGGCAAAAACAACGTTCTTCTTCGGCTTCCTTTTCGTTGCCAATACGATTGCCCTGGGGTACTTCTACGCGCAGGCCGCCAACAAATCCGTCGTTGATGAGATCGTCACACCGGTGACGGCGGCAGCCCCGGCTGCAGCGGAGAGTACGGTTGCCCCTGCAGC
- a CDS encoding metal ABC transporter substrate-binding protein codes for MKKAIIVLLVLLIVLVVALVVAVPAKKVQAGKADVVVTTFALYDIARHLLEQDAEVAMLIPFGRDVHTFEATPQDMIRVEKCRLFLYSGAGLEPWAEPFESFGNAKDMSRYVRLHEGGHAHHDEAAETHDDDHHGADPHYWLDIDNMIALVKASEQLFTSAFPGLDAGKLRERGAAYIKRLETLDTLYRKRLSGCGLDTIVVSHNAFGYLAERYGFHVEAVTGLSPDTMPNAKTMAQLTDTVREHGIKTLFYESFVSDKLVASLAAETGVRVDVLQPLANITADEIGADYFRLMNANLLKLHDALECR; via the coding sequence TTGAAAAAAGCGATCATTGTTTTGCTGGTACTGTTAATCGTTTTGGTGGTGGCCCTGGTGGTCGCCGTGCCCGCAAAAAAGGTGCAGGCCGGCAAAGCGGATGTCGTCGTGACGACGTTTGCGCTCTATGACATCGCCCGCCACCTGCTGGAGCAGGATGCCGAGGTGGCGATGCTGATCCCGTTCGGCCGGGATGTCCACACCTTTGAAGCGACGCCGCAGGATATGATCCGGGTAGAGAAGTGCCGGCTGTTTCTCTACAGCGGTGCCGGCCTCGAACCCTGGGCCGAACCTTTCGAATCCTTCGGCAACGCGAAGGATATGAGCCGGTACGTCCGGCTGCACGAAGGGGGGCATGCGCACCACGACGAAGCGGCAGAGACGCACGATGACGATCATCACGGTGCCGATCCGCACTACTGGCTCGACATCGACAATATGATAGCGCTTGTCAAGGCATCAGAACAACTGTTCACTTCGGCATTCCCCGGGCTGGATGCCGGGAAACTCCGGGAACGCGGCGCTGCCTATATCAAACGGCTTGAGACGCTTGACACCCTTTACCGCAAACGCCTGAGCGGCTGCGGGCTGGACACGATCGTCGTCAGCCACAACGCCTTCGGCTATCTTGCCGAGCGGTACGGATTCCATGTCGAGGCCGTTACCGGACTCTCTCCGGATACGATGCCCAATGCGAAAACGATGGCGCAACTCACCGATACGGTACGCGAACACGGCATCAAGACCCTCTTTTACGAATCGTTTGTCAGTGACAAGCTGGTGGCGTCGCTCGCGGCGGAGACGGGCGTGCGTGTGGATGTGCTGCAGCCGCTGGCGAACATTACCGCCGACGAGATCGGTGCGGACTATTTTCGCCTGATGAATGCCAACCTCCTGAAACTGCATGACGCATTGGAGTGTCGATGA